In the Cydia amplana chromosome 14, ilCydAmpl1.1, whole genome shotgun sequence genome, one interval contains:
- the LOC134654055 gene encoding zinc finger protein 665-like isoform X1: protein MFEQQIKAEPMSLFPSFYTSHAHVHSGPPTIIRSDSHSIINMNQHHPEDSKDSLIVQQQVQHQQDLMDQQHQQDLQQDDEVSELSFKGMDDEGVEMDMDGRQCSQALGVDMGSVQTKMEVSNGGQTTPRSKPQACKVCGKVLSSASSYYVHMKLHSGNKPFQCTVCDAAFCRKPYLEVHMRTHTGERPFQCDLCLKRFTQKSSLNTHKRVHTDEHMRALMVKERPYKCELCGVRFTQSSSLNRHKKIHTEEHRRALLAKERPYQCGVCYLRFTQKSSLGRHGKIHTEEHRRALLEKVRPYQCHICFMRFTQKSSLGRHGKIHTEEHIQSLINKVRPYQCDICDKRFTQKSSLGTHKRIHTGERPFQCTVCLKSFTQKCALNLHEKIHTVQGRPYTCGLCPAAFARRPYLDIHLRTHTGERPYQCDACLKRFTQKSSLNIHKRTHTVQGRPFQCLSCPAAFTCKQYLEIHTRTHTGERPYQCDICLKRFTQKSSLNIHKRTHSVQGRPFQCLQCPAAFTCKQYLEIHNRTHTGERPYQCDVCLKRFAQKSTLNIHKRTHTVQGRPYQCMECPAAFTCKPYLEIHMRTHTGERPFECDVCYKRFTQKSTLNIHKRIHTGERPYACDICQKRFAVKSYVTAHRWSHVADKPLNCDRCSMTFTSKSQFALHIRTHSAGSCYECSVCGRTFVRDSYLIRHHNRVHRDNHSNVSANSIGTINNVATNTNNSNNSNFVDSPGVCDLSFVPMVNRYMTSQGTQVSMQDTSKMSAMSPQSIASISSPPPPHTPTPQPQMSGQMHLAD from the exons ATGTTCGAACAGCAGATCAAGGCTGAGCCCATGAG TTTGTTCCCCAGCTTCTACACATCCCACGCCCACGTCCACTCCGGCCCGCCCACGATCATCCGCTCCGACTCGCACTCCATCATCAACATGAACCAGCACCATCCCGAAGACTCCAAGGACAGCCTCATAGTACAACAGCAAGTACAACATCAGCAGGATCTGATGGACCAACAACACCAGCAAGATTTACAGCAGGATGACGAGGTTAGTGAG CTAAGCTTTAAAGGAATGGATGATGAAGGCGTCGAAATGGATATGGATGGTCGGCAATGCTCGCAG GCCTTGGGCGTCGATATGGGTTCAGTTCAAACAAAAATGGAAGTATCAAACGGAGGCCAAACAACTCCACGGTCAAAACCACAAGCCTGTAAG GTTTGCGGGAAGGTACTCTCGTCCGCTTCATCTTATTACGTTCATATGAAGCTTCATTCCGGAAACAAGCCTTTTCAGTGCacg GTTTGCGACGCAGCTTTCTGCCGCAAACCGTACTTGGAAGTCCACATGCGTACACACACCGGCGAGAGGCCCTTCCAGTGCGATTTGTGCCTCAAACGCTTCACCCAGAAGTCCAGCCTCAACACGCACAAGCGCGTCCACACCG ATGAGCACATGCGCGCCTTGATGGTGAAGGAGCGGCCCTACAAGTGTGAGCTCTGTGGCGTCAGGTTCACGCAGAGCTCCAGCCTCAACCGCCACAAGAAAATACACACGG AGGAACACAGACGCGCGCTGCTGGCCAAGGAACGGCCCTACCAATGCGGCGTCTGCTATCTCAGATTCACGCAGAAATCGAGTTTGGGCCGGCACGGAAAAATTCATACCG AGGAGCACAGACGAGCCCTGTTAGAGAAAGTGCGGCCGTACCAGTGCCACATCTGTTTTATGCGCTTCACTCAGAAGTCCAGCCTGGGCCGACATGGGAAAATACATACTG AGGAGCACATACAATCGCTGATCAACAAGGTGCGCCCGTATCAGTGCGACATTTGCGACAAGAGGTTCACGCAGAAGTCGAGCCTGGGCACTCATAAGCGTATACACACTG GGGAGCGGCCGTTCCAGTGCACCGTCTGCCTCAAGTCCTTCACGCAGAAGTGCGCGCTCAATTTGCACGAAAAAATACATACGG TGCAAGGGCGCCCTTACACGTGCGGGCTTTGCCCGGCGGCCTTCGCCCGCCGCCCCTACCTGGACATTCACTTGCGCACGCACACAGGCGAGCGGCCCTATCAGTGCGACGCCTGTCTCAAGCGCTTCACGCAGAAGTCCAGCCTCAATATACATAAGAGGACGCACACAG TCCAGGGCAGACCGTTCCAGTGCCTGTCGTGTCCCGCCGCCTTCACGTGCAAGCAGTACCTGGAGATTCACACGCGCACGCACACCGGCGAGCGGCCCTATCAGTGCGACATCTGCCTCAAGCGATTCACGCAGAAGTCCAGCCTCAACATCCACAAGCGGACCCACTCAG TACAGGGCCGGCCTTTCCAGTGCCTACAATGCCCGGCCGCCTTCACTTGCAAGCAGTACCTGGAGATCCATAATCGCACGCACACAGGCGAAAGGCCTTACCAATGCGATGTTTGCCTCAAGAGATTCGCGCAAAAGTCCACACTCAACATACATAAACGAACGCACACAG TGCAAGGTCGGCCGTATCAGTGCATGGAGTGTCCGGCCGCGTTCACTTGCAAGCCGTACTTGGAGATACACATGCGGACTCACACCGGCGAGAGGCCGTTTGAGTGCGATGTCTGTTACAAGCGCTTCACGCAGAAATCGACGCTCAACATTCACAAGCGAATCCACACCG ggGAACGGCCTTATGCCTGTGACATTTGTCAGAAACGATTCGCCGTCAAGAGCTACGTAACAGCACACAg ATGGTCCCACGTGGCGGACAAGCCGCTGAACTGCGACCGCTGCTCGATGACGTTCACGTCCAAGTCGCAGTTCGCGCTGCACATCCGCACGCACTCGGCCGGCTCCTGCTACGAGTGCAGCGTCTGCGGCCGCACCTTCGTCCGGGACAGCTATCTAATACG ACATCACAATCGCGTGCACCGCGACAACCACAGCAACGTGTCGGCCAACAGCATCGGAACCATCAACAACGTCGCGACCAACACCAACAACTCCAATAACAGCAATTTTGTTGATTCACCCGGCGTTTGTGACTTAAG CTTTGTTCCTATGGTGAATCGTTATATGACGTCGCAAGGAACGCAGGTTTCTATGCAAGATACGAGCAAGATGTCTGCTATGTCGCCACAGTCTATCGCGTCGATAT CTTCGCCGCCTCCGCCGCACACCCCCACTCCGCAGCCCCAGATGTCGGGTCAGATGCACCTGGCAGACTGA
- the LOC134654055 gene encoding zinc finger protein ZFP2-like isoform X4: MFEQQIKAEPMSLFPSFYTSHAHVHSGPPTIIRSDSHSIINMNQHHPEDSKDSLIVQQQVQHQQDLMDQQHQQDLQQDDEVSELSFKGMDDEGVEMDMDGRQCSQALGVDMGSVQTKMEVSNGGQTTPRSKPQACKVCGKVLSSASSYYVHMKLHSGNKPFQCTVCDAAFCRKPYLEVHMRTHTGERPFQCDLCLKRFTQKSSLNTHKRVHTDEHMRALMVKERPYKCELCGVRFTQSSSLNRHKKIHTEEHRRALLAKERPYQCGVCYLRFTQKSSLGRHGKIHTEEHRRALLEKVRPYQCHICFMRFTQKSSLGRHGKIHTEEHIQSLINKVRPYQCDICDKRFTQKSSLGTHKRIHTGERPFQCTVCLKSFTQKCALNLHEKIHTGERPYQCDACLKRFTQKSSLNIHKRTHTVQGRPFQCLSCPAAFTCKQYLEIHTRTHTGERPYQCDICLKRFTQKSSLNIHKRTHSVQGRPFQCLQCPAAFTCKQYLEIHNRTHTGERPYQCDVCLKRFAQKSTLNIHKRTHTVQGRPYQCMECPAAFTCKPYLEIHMRTHTGERPFECDVCYKRFTQKSTLNIHKRIHTGERPYACDICQKRFAVKSYVTAHRWSHVADKPLNCDRCSMTFTSKSQFALHIRTHSAGSCYECSVCGRTFVRDSYLIRHHNRVHRDNHSNVSANSIGTINNVATNTNNSNNSNFVDSPGVCDLSFVPMVNRYMTSQGTQVSMQDTSKMSAMSPQSIASISSPPPPHTPTPQPQMSGQMHLAD, encoded by the exons ATGTTCGAACAGCAGATCAAGGCTGAGCCCATGAG TTTGTTCCCCAGCTTCTACACATCCCACGCCCACGTCCACTCCGGCCCGCCCACGATCATCCGCTCCGACTCGCACTCCATCATCAACATGAACCAGCACCATCCCGAAGACTCCAAGGACAGCCTCATAGTACAACAGCAAGTACAACATCAGCAGGATCTGATGGACCAACAACACCAGCAAGATTTACAGCAGGATGACGAGGTTAGTGAG CTAAGCTTTAAAGGAATGGATGATGAAGGCGTCGAAATGGATATGGATGGTCGGCAATGCTCGCAG GCCTTGGGCGTCGATATGGGTTCAGTTCAAACAAAAATGGAAGTATCAAACGGAGGCCAAACAACTCCACGGTCAAAACCACAAGCCTGTAAG GTTTGCGGGAAGGTACTCTCGTCCGCTTCATCTTATTACGTTCATATGAAGCTTCATTCCGGAAACAAGCCTTTTCAGTGCacg GTTTGCGACGCAGCTTTCTGCCGCAAACCGTACTTGGAAGTCCACATGCGTACACACACCGGCGAGAGGCCCTTCCAGTGCGATTTGTGCCTCAAACGCTTCACCCAGAAGTCCAGCCTCAACACGCACAAGCGCGTCCACACCG ATGAGCACATGCGCGCCTTGATGGTGAAGGAGCGGCCCTACAAGTGTGAGCTCTGTGGCGTCAGGTTCACGCAGAGCTCCAGCCTCAACCGCCACAAGAAAATACACACGG AGGAACACAGACGCGCGCTGCTGGCCAAGGAACGGCCCTACCAATGCGGCGTCTGCTATCTCAGATTCACGCAGAAATCGAGTTTGGGCCGGCACGGAAAAATTCATACCG AGGAGCACAGACGAGCCCTGTTAGAGAAAGTGCGGCCGTACCAGTGCCACATCTGTTTTATGCGCTTCACTCAGAAGTCCAGCCTGGGCCGACATGGGAAAATACATACTG AGGAGCACATACAATCGCTGATCAACAAGGTGCGCCCGTATCAGTGCGACATTTGCGACAAGAGGTTCACGCAGAAGTCGAGCCTGGGCACTCATAAGCGTATACACACTG GGGAGCGGCCGTTCCAGTGCACCGTCTGCCTCAAGTCCTTCACGCAGAAGTGCGCGCTCAATTTGCACGAAAAAATACATACGG GCGAGCGGCCCTATCAGTGCGACGCCTGTCTCAAGCGCTTCACGCAGAAGTCCAGCCTCAATATACATAAGAGGACGCACACAG TCCAGGGCAGACCGTTCCAGTGCCTGTCGTGTCCCGCCGCCTTCACGTGCAAGCAGTACCTGGAGATTCACACGCGCACGCACACCGGCGAGCGGCCCTATCAGTGCGACATCTGCCTCAAGCGATTCACGCAGAAGTCCAGCCTCAACATCCACAAGCGGACCCACTCAG TACAGGGCCGGCCTTTCCAGTGCCTACAATGCCCGGCCGCCTTCACTTGCAAGCAGTACCTGGAGATCCATAATCGCACGCACACAGGCGAAAGGCCTTACCAATGCGATGTTTGCCTCAAGAGATTCGCGCAAAAGTCCACACTCAACATACATAAACGAACGCACACAG TGCAAGGTCGGCCGTATCAGTGCATGGAGTGTCCGGCCGCGTTCACTTGCAAGCCGTACTTGGAGATACACATGCGGACTCACACCGGCGAGAGGCCGTTTGAGTGCGATGTCTGTTACAAGCGCTTCACGCAGAAATCGACGCTCAACATTCACAAGCGAATCCACACCG ggGAACGGCCTTATGCCTGTGACATTTGTCAGAAACGATTCGCCGTCAAGAGCTACGTAACAGCACACAg ATGGTCCCACGTGGCGGACAAGCCGCTGAACTGCGACCGCTGCTCGATGACGTTCACGTCCAAGTCGCAGTTCGCGCTGCACATCCGCACGCACTCGGCCGGCTCCTGCTACGAGTGCAGCGTCTGCGGCCGCACCTTCGTCCGGGACAGCTATCTAATACG ACATCACAATCGCGTGCACCGCGACAACCACAGCAACGTGTCGGCCAACAGCATCGGAACCATCAACAACGTCGCGACCAACACCAACAACTCCAATAACAGCAATTTTGTTGATTCACCCGGCGTTTGTGACTTAAG CTTTGTTCCTATGGTGAATCGTTATATGACGTCGCAAGGAACGCAGGTTTCTATGCAAGATACGAGCAAGATGTCTGCTATGTCGCCACAGTCTATCGCGTCGATAT CTTCGCCGCCTCCGCCGCACACCCCCACTCCGCAGCCCCAGATGTCGGGTCAGATGCACCTGGCAGACTGA
- the LOC134654055 gene encoding zinc finger protein ZFP2-like isoform X2, with product MFEQQIKAEPMSLFPSFYTSHAHVHSGPPTIIRSDSHSIINMNQHHPEDSKDSLIVQQQVQHQQDLMDQQHQQDLQQDDELSFKGMDDEGVEMDMDGRQCSQALGVDMGSVQTKMEVSNGGQTTPRSKPQACKVCGKVLSSASSYYVHMKLHSGNKPFQCTVCDAAFCRKPYLEVHMRTHTGERPFQCDLCLKRFTQKSSLNTHKRVHTDEHMRALMVKERPYKCELCGVRFTQSSSLNRHKKIHTEEHRRALLAKERPYQCGVCYLRFTQKSSLGRHGKIHTEEHRRALLEKVRPYQCHICFMRFTQKSSLGRHGKIHTEEHIQSLINKVRPYQCDICDKRFTQKSSLGTHKRIHTGERPFQCTVCLKSFTQKCALNLHEKIHTVQGRPYTCGLCPAAFARRPYLDIHLRTHTGERPYQCDACLKRFTQKSSLNIHKRTHTVQGRPFQCLSCPAAFTCKQYLEIHTRTHTGERPYQCDICLKRFTQKSSLNIHKRTHSVQGRPFQCLQCPAAFTCKQYLEIHNRTHTGERPYQCDVCLKRFAQKSTLNIHKRTHTVQGRPYQCMECPAAFTCKPYLEIHMRTHTGERPFECDVCYKRFTQKSTLNIHKRIHTGERPYACDICQKRFAVKSYVTAHRWSHVADKPLNCDRCSMTFTSKSQFALHIRTHSAGSCYECSVCGRTFVRDSYLIRHHNRVHRDNHSNVSANSIGTINNVATNTNNSNNSNFVDSPGVCDLSFVPMVNRYMTSQGTQVSMQDTSKMSAMSPQSIASISSPPPPHTPTPQPQMSGQMHLAD from the exons ATGTTCGAACAGCAGATCAAGGCTGAGCCCATGAG TTTGTTCCCCAGCTTCTACACATCCCACGCCCACGTCCACTCCGGCCCGCCCACGATCATCCGCTCCGACTCGCACTCCATCATCAACATGAACCAGCACCATCCCGAAGACTCCAAGGACAGCCTCATAGTACAACAGCAAGTACAACATCAGCAGGATCTGATGGACCAACAACACCAGCAAGATTTACAGCAGGATGACGAG CTAAGCTTTAAAGGAATGGATGATGAAGGCGTCGAAATGGATATGGATGGTCGGCAATGCTCGCAG GCCTTGGGCGTCGATATGGGTTCAGTTCAAACAAAAATGGAAGTATCAAACGGAGGCCAAACAACTCCACGGTCAAAACCACAAGCCTGTAAG GTTTGCGGGAAGGTACTCTCGTCCGCTTCATCTTATTACGTTCATATGAAGCTTCATTCCGGAAACAAGCCTTTTCAGTGCacg GTTTGCGACGCAGCTTTCTGCCGCAAACCGTACTTGGAAGTCCACATGCGTACACACACCGGCGAGAGGCCCTTCCAGTGCGATTTGTGCCTCAAACGCTTCACCCAGAAGTCCAGCCTCAACACGCACAAGCGCGTCCACACCG ATGAGCACATGCGCGCCTTGATGGTGAAGGAGCGGCCCTACAAGTGTGAGCTCTGTGGCGTCAGGTTCACGCAGAGCTCCAGCCTCAACCGCCACAAGAAAATACACACGG AGGAACACAGACGCGCGCTGCTGGCCAAGGAACGGCCCTACCAATGCGGCGTCTGCTATCTCAGATTCACGCAGAAATCGAGTTTGGGCCGGCACGGAAAAATTCATACCG AGGAGCACAGACGAGCCCTGTTAGAGAAAGTGCGGCCGTACCAGTGCCACATCTGTTTTATGCGCTTCACTCAGAAGTCCAGCCTGGGCCGACATGGGAAAATACATACTG AGGAGCACATACAATCGCTGATCAACAAGGTGCGCCCGTATCAGTGCGACATTTGCGACAAGAGGTTCACGCAGAAGTCGAGCCTGGGCACTCATAAGCGTATACACACTG GGGAGCGGCCGTTCCAGTGCACCGTCTGCCTCAAGTCCTTCACGCAGAAGTGCGCGCTCAATTTGCACGAAAAAATACATACGG TGCAAGGGCGCCCTTACACGTGCGGGCTTTGCCCGGCGGCCTTCGCCCGCCGCCCCTACCTGGACATTCACTTGCGCACGCACACAGGCGAGCGGCCCTATCAGTGCGACGCCTGTCTCAAGCGCTTCACGCAGAAGTCCAGCCTCAATATACATAAGAGGACGCACACAG TCCAGGGCAGACCGTTCCAGTGCCTGTCGTGTCCCGCCGCCTTCACGTGCAAGCAGTACCTGGAGATTCACACGCGCACGCACACCGGCGAGCGGCCCTATCAGTGCGACATCTGCCTCAAGCGATTCACGCAGAAGTCCAGCCTCAACATCCACAAGCGGACCCACTCAG TACAGGGCCGGCCTTTCCAGTGCCTACAATGCCCGGCCGCCTTCACTTGCAAGCAGTACCTGGAGATCCATAATCGCACGCACACAGGCGAAAGGCCTTACCAATGCGATGTTTGCCTCAAGAGATTCGCGCAAAAGTCCACACTCAACATACATAAACGAACGCACACAG TGCAAGGTCGGCCGTATCAGTGCATGGAGTGTCCGGCCGCGTTCACTTGCAAGCCGTACTTGGAGATACACATGCGGACTCACACCGGCGAGAGGCCGTTTGAGTGCGATGTCTGTTACAAGCGCTTCACGCAGAAATCGACGCTCAACATTCACAAGCGAATCCACACCG ggGAACGGCCTTATGCCTGTGACATTTGTCAGAAACGATTCGCCGTCAAGAGCTACGTAACAGCACACAg ATGGTCCCACGTGGCGGACAAGCCGCTGAACTGCGACCGCTGCTCGATGACGTTCACGTCCAAGTCGCAGTTCGCGCTGCACATCCGCACGCACTCGGCCGGCTCCTGCTACGAGTGCAGCGTCTGCGGCCGCACCTTCGTCCGGGACAGCTATCTAATACG ACATCACAATCGCGTGCACCGCGACAACCACAGCAACGTGTCGGCCAACAGCATCGGAACCATCAACAACGTCGCGACCAACACCAACAACTCCAATAACAGCAATTTTGTTGATTCACCCGGCGTTTGTGACTTAAG CTTTGTTCCTATGGTGAATCGTTATATGACGTCGCAAGGAACGCAGGTTTCTATGCAAGATACGAGCAAGATGTCTGCTATGTCGCCACAGTCTATCGCGTCGATAT CTTCGCCGCCTCCGCCGCACACCCCCACTCCGCAGCCCCAGATGTCGGGTCAGATGCACCTGGCAGACTGA
- the LOC134654055 gene encoding zinc finger protein ZFP2-like isoform X13 — MFEQQIKAEPMSLFPSFYTSHAHVHSGPPTIIRSDSHSIINMNQHHPEDSKDSLIVQQQVQHQQDLMDQQHQQDLQQDDEVSELSFKGMDDEGVEMDMDGRQCSQALGVDMGSVQTKMEVSNGGQTTPRSKPQACKVCGKVLSSASSYYVHMKLHSGNKPFQCTVCDAAFCRKPYLEVHMRTHTGERPFQCDLCLKRFTQKSSLNTHKRVHTEEHRRALLAKERPYQCGVCYLRFTQKSSLGRHGKIHTEEHIQSLINKVRPYQCDICDKRFTQKSSLGTHKRIHTGERPFQCTVCLKSFTQKCALNLHEKIHTVQGRPYTCGLCPAAFARRPYLDIHLRTHTGERPYQCDACLKRFTQKSSLNIHKRTHTVQGRPFQCLSCPAAFTCKQYLEIHTRTHTGERPYQCDICLKRFTQKSSLNIHKRTHSVQGRPFQCLQCPAAFTCKQYLEIHNRTHTGERPYQCDVCLKRFAQKSTLNIHKRTHTVQGRPYQCMECPAAFTCKPYLEIHMRTHTGERPFECDVCYKRFTQKSTLNIHKRIHTGERPYACDICQKRFAVKSYVTAHRWSHVADKPLNCDRCSMTFTSKSQFALHIRTHSAGSCYECSVCGRTFVRDSYLIRHHNRVHRDNHSNVSANSIGTINNVATNTNNSNNSNFVDSPGVCDLSFVPMVNRYMTSQGTQVSMQDTSKMSAMSPQSIASISSPPPPHTPTPQPQMSGQMHLAD, encoded by the exons ATGTTCGAACAGCAGATCAAGGCTGAGCCCATGAG TTTGTTCCCCAGCTTCTACACATCCCACGCCCACGTCCACTCCGGCCCGCCCACGATCATCCGCTCCGACTCGCACTCCATCATCAACATGAACCAGCACCATCCCGAAGACTCCAAGGACAGCCTCATAGTACAACAGCAAGTACAACATCAGCAGGATCTGATGGACCAACAACACCAGCAAGATTTACAGCAGGATGACGAGGTTAGTGAG CTAAGCTTTAAAGGAATGGATGATGAAGGCGTCGAAATGGATATGGATGGTCGGCAATGCTCGCAG GCCTTGGGCGTCGATATGGGTTCAGTTCAAACAAAAATGGAAGTATCAAACGGAGGCCAAACAACTCCACGGTCAAAACCACAAGCCTGTAAG GTTTGCGGGAAGGTACTCTCGTCCGCTTCATCTTATTACGTTCATATGAAGCTTCATTCCGGAAACAAGCCTTTTCAGTGCacg GTTTGCGACGCAGCTTTCTGCCGCAAACCGTACTTGGAAGTCCACATGCGTACACACACCGGCGAGAGGCCCTTCCAGTGCGATTTGTGCCTCAAACGCTTCACCCAGAAGTCCAGCCTCAACACGCACAAGCGCGTCCACACCG AGGAACACAGACGCGCGCTGCTGGCCAAGGAACGGCCCTACCAATGCGGCGTCTGCTATCTCAGATTCACGCAGAAATCGAGTTTGGGCCGGCACGGAAAAATTCATACCG AGGAGCACATACAATCGCTGATCAACAAGGTGCGCCCGTATCAGTGCGACATTTGCGACAAGAGGTTCACGCAGAAGTCGAGCCTGGGCACTCATAAGCGTATACACACTG GGGAGCGGCCGTTCCAGTGCACCGTCTGCCTCAAGTCCTTCACGCAGAAGTGCGCGCTCAATTTGCACGAAAAAATACATACGG TGCAAGGGCGCCCTTACACGTGCGGGCTTTGCCCGGCGGCCTTCGCCCGCCGCCCCTACCTGGACATTCACTTGCGCACGCACACAGGCGAGCGGCCCTATCAGTGCGACGCCTGTCTCAAGCGCTTCACGCAGAAGTCCAGCCTCAATATACATAAGAGGACGCACACAG TCCAGGGCAGACCGTTCCAGTGCCTGTCGTGTCCCGCCGCCTTCACGTGCAAGCAGTACCTGGAGATTCACACGCGCACGCACACCGGCGAGCGGCCCTATCAGTGCGACATCTGCCTCAAGCGATTCACGCAGAAGTCCAGCCTCAACATCCACAAGCGGACCCACTCAG TACAGGGCCGGCCTTTCCAGTGCCTACAATGCCCGGCCGCCTTCACTTGCAAGCAGTACCTGGAGATCCATAATCGCACGCACACAGGCGAAAGGCCTTACCAATGCGATGTTTGCCTCAAGAGATTCGCGCAAAAGTCCACACTCAACATACATAAACGAACGCACACAG TGCAAGGTCGGCCGTATCAGTGCATGGAGTGTCCGGCCGCGTTCACTTGCAAGCCGTACTTGGAGATACACATGCGGACTCACACCGGCGAGAGGCCGTTTGAGTGCGATGTCTGTTACAAGCGCTTCACGCAGAAATCGACGCTCAACATTCACAAGCGAATCCACACCG ggGAACGGCCTTATGCCTGTGACATTTGTCAGAAACGATTCGCCGTCAAGAGCTACGTAACAGCACACAg ATGGTCCCACGTGGCGGACAAGCCGCTGAACTGCGACCGCTGCTCGATGACGTTCACGTCCAAGTCGCAGTTCGCGCTGCACATCCGCACGCACTCGGCCGGCTCCTGCTACGAGTGCAGCGTCTGCGGCCGCACCTTCGTCCGGGACAGCTATCTAATACG ACATCACAATCGCGTGCACCGCGACAACCACAGCAACGTGTCGGCCAACAGCATCGGAACCATCAACAACGTCGCGACCAACACCAACAACTCCAATAACAGCAATTTTGTTGATTCACCCGGCGTTTGTGACTTAAG CTTTGTTCCTATGGTGAATCGTTATATGACGTCGCAAGGAACGCAGGTTTCTATGCAAGATACGAGCAAGATGTCTGCTATGTCGCCACAGTCTATCGCGTCGATAT CTTCGCCGCCTCCGCCGCACACCCCCACTCCGCAGCCCCAGATGTCGGGTCAGATGCACCTGGCAGACTGA